A stretch of the Amycolatopsis sp. BJA-103 genome encodes the following:
- a CDS encoding shikimate dehydrogenase — MLGKPVEHSLSPVLHGAAFRALGLDGWTYERVEMDGPGLPAFVGGLGPEWTGLSVTMPGKRAALEYADEVTPRAAAVGAANTLVRRESGWLADCTDVDGVTEALRIAGEYSPGADDAAVVLGAGGTAAAAVVGLATLGVRTVRLVVRDPARAAETVEAAQRAGLDVEVLRWADADFGKLAVDSAVLVNTVPPDAVRPHLADLAGIGCVLDVIYHPWPTALAEAVADQGGRLATGLDMLLHQAFGQSEYFTGQPAPRAEMRDALREATGGILSLPIG; from the coding sequence ATCCTCGGAAAACCGGTCGAGCACTCGCTTTCGCCCGTCCTGCACGGCGCCGCGTTCCGCGCGCTGGGCCTGGACGGCTGGACCTACGAACGCGTCGAGATGGACGGTCCAGGGTTGCCCGCGTTCGTCGGCGGTCTCGGTCCGGAATGGACCGGGCTCTCGGTGACCATGCCCGGGAAACGGGCCGCGCTGGAGTACGCCGACGAGGTCACGCCGCGCGCGGCCGCGGTCGGCGCGGCGAACACGCTGGTGCGCCGGGAAAGCGGCTGGCTGGCCGACTGCACCGACGTCGACGGCGTCACCGAGGCGCTGCGGATCGCGGGGGAGTACTCGCCCGGCGCCGACGACGCGGCCGTCGTCCTCGGGGCGGGTGGCACGGCCGCGGCGGCGGTCGTCGGGCTGGCCACGCTCGGCGTGCGGACGGTCCGGCTGGTCGTGCGGGATCCCGCACGGGCGGCGGAAACGGTGGAGGCGGCTCAGCGGGCCGGTCTCGACGTCGAGGTCCTTCGCTGGGCCGACGCGGATTTCGGGAAGCTCGCGGTGGATTCGGCGGTGCTGGTGAACACCGTGCCCCCGGACGCCGTCCGGCCCCATCTGGCCGACCTGGCAGGCATCGGCTGCGTCCTCGACGTCATCTACCACCCCTGGCCGACCGCGCTCGCCGAAGCCGTCGCCGACCAGGGCGGACGGTTGGCCACCGGGCTGGACATGTTGCTGCACCAGGCTTTCGGGCAGTCCGAGTACTTCACCGGGCAGCCCGCTCCGCGCGCGGAAATGCGGGACGCTCTTCGGGAAGCGACCGGTGGGATCCTTTCTCTGCCGATCGGGTGA
- a CDS encoding GrpB family protein, with amino-acid sequence MPKPDRDDYTEEDIDTAWVGQAPVLNSTVTLAEYDPRWPGLFDREAKRIRGILGDRALVLEHVGSTSVPGLCAKPIIDIMLIVPDSNDEDAYVPQLEAEGYKLVIREPEWEKHRSFKGPDTNINLHVYSPDNGQTERYRLFRDRLIAHEDELKLYEAKKRELAGRTWKYIQHYADAKTEVIDEIIERARASQYDGFARLYAAHAETSSTNAHYDRPAIVELAGEVAGKRVLDVGCAAGHLSALLAAKGADVLGVDASEGMVAVAGDKFGDVARFETADVSRPLTFVEDASIDVITASLVLHYLKEWAPALAEFRRILKPGGLLVFSVHHPGEDWRWFEKDNYFQLELLDDEFPLGEYKQKVQFYRRPLSWTFGAVRDAGFAVDRLVEPMPEESVAESDPRWYANLRTKPRFLYFRTVRE; translated from the coding sequence GTGCCTAAACCTGATCGAGACGACTACACCGAAGAAGACATCGACACCGCGTGGGTCGGCCAGGCTCCGGTGCTGAATTCCACCGTCACCCTGGCCGAATACGACCCGCGGTGGCCCGGACTGTTCGACCGGGAAGCCAAGCGCATCAGGGGGATCCTGGGGGATCGCGCGCTGGTCCTGGAGCACGTCGGCTCCACGTCGGTACCCGGGCTCTGCGCGAAACCGATCATCGACATCATGCTGATCGTCCCCGATTCGAACGACGAAGACGCGTACGTGCCGCAGTTGGAGGCCGAGGGCTACAAGCTCGTCATCCGCGAGCCGGAGTGGGAGAAGCACCGCAGCTTCAAGGGCCCGGACACGAATATCAACCTGCACGTCTATTCGCCGGACAACGGCCAGACCGAGCGCTACCGCCTCTTCCGCGACCGGTTGATCGCGCACGAAGACGAGCTGAAGCTCTACGAGGCCAAGAAACGCGAACTGGCCGGGCGCACCTGGAAGTACATCCAGCACTACGCCGACGCCAAGACCGAGGTGATCGACGAGATCATCGAACGGGCGCGAGCCAGCCAGTACGACGGTTTCGCCCGTCTCTACGCCGCGCACGCGGAGACCAGCAGCACCAACGCTCATTACGACCGGCCAGCCATCGTCGAGCTGGCCGGGGAAGTGGCGGGCAAGCGGGTGCTCGACGTCGGCTGCGCCGCGGGTCACCTCAGCGCGCTGCTCGCGGCGAAGGGCGCGGACGTCCTCGGCGTCGATGCCAGCGAGGGCATGGTCGCCGTCGCCGGGGACAAGTTCGGGGATGTCGCGAGGTTCGAGACGGCCGACGTTTCGCGGCCGCTGACGTTCGTCGAGGACGCCTCGATCGATGTCATCACGGCGTCACTGGTGCTGCATTACCTGAAGGAGTGGGCGCCGGCGCTCGCGGAGTTCCGGCGGATCCTGAAGCCCGGCGGACTGCTGGTGTTCTCCGTGCACCATCCCGGCGAGGACTGGCGCTGGTTCGAAAAGGACAACTACTTCCAGCTCGAACTGCTCGACGACGAATTCCCGCTGGGGGAGTACAAGCAGAAGGTCCAGTTCTACCGGCGGCCGCTGAGCTGGACGTTCGGCGCGGTGCGGGACGCCGGGTTCGCCGTCGACAGGCTGGTCGAGCCGATGCCGGAGGAATCGGTCGCCGAGTCCGATCCCCGGTGGTACGCGAACCTGCGGACGAAACCGCGGTTCCTGTACTTCCGGACTGTTCGGGAGTAA
- a CDS encoding HNH endonuclease signature motif containing protein: protein MSETILPELPQELWRAGKLELAHGVQQFLQVMRVASAGLGQYLAEIDSRGAKDLYGYGTTLAWFADIAGLSQGEARPYVNRAVDLNPTCGLDGTEIPAFAPATAVAAAEGAIGEERIKQIVEILRKIPAGVSVEDREHAETTLADLARKAGPQQVSDLGDQLLGWLDPDGKEPKDPEPAQPRRELTLERRKDGYWTLNGLLDDELGARTAAVLEAYAKPRPMDEFGQADLRTKAERQGDAWAELLDLAIACPDQPGTSGYRTLIHVTIGLDELKTGLGTACVDFIGTMTAREARMAACDCLMLPVVMNAAGEPLDVGRLRRFVTPGQRRALNIRDRGCAFPGCHRRPKNCHAHHIHHWADGGPTDLRNLVLLCGFHHRLIHYGDWEVRMAPDGLPEFIPPQYLDPLRRSRRNTHV, encoded by the coding sequence GTGTCCGAGACGATCCTTCCCGAGTTGCCGCAGGAGTTGTGGCGCGCCGGCAAGCTGGAGCTTGCCCACGGCGTGCAGCAGTTCTTGCAGGTGATGCGGGTCGCCTCCGCGGGGTTGGGCCAGTATTTGGCGGAGATTGATTCTCGTGGCGCGAAAGACTTGTACGGTTATGGGACGACGTTGGCGTGGTTCGCCGATATCGCCGGACTGAGCCAGGGCGAAGCGCGGCCGTATGTGAATCGCGCTGTCGATCTGAACCCCACGTGTGGCTTGGATGGCACGGAGATCCCGGCCTTCGCACCGGCGACCGCTGTTGCGGCGGCGGAGGGGGCGATCGGCGAGGAACGGATCAAGCAGATCGTGGAGATCCTGCGGAAGATCCCGGCTGGGGTGTCGGTGGAGGATCGGGAGCACGCGGAGACAACCCTCGCCGATCTCGCCCGGAAAGCGGGTCCCCAGCAGGTGTCGGATCTCGGAGACCAGCTGCTGGGCTGGCTCGACCCGGACGGCAAGGAACCGAAAGACCCCGAACCCGCCCAACCCCGCCGCGAACTCACCCTGGAACGCCGCAAAGACGGCTACTGGACACTGAACGGCCTCCTCGACGACGAGTTGGGTGCCCGCACCGCGGCCGTGCTCGAGGCGTATGCGAAGCCTCGACCGATGGACGAGTTCGGCCAAGCCGACCTGCGCACGAAGGCCGAACGTCAAGGCGACGCCTGGGCCGAGCTGCTGGACTTGGCGATCGCGTGCCCGGACCAGCCCGGGACCAGCGGCTACCGCACGTTGATCCACGTCACCATCGGCCTCGACGAACTGAAAACCGGCCTGGGCACGGCGTGCGTGGACTTCATCGGAACCATGACCGCCCGCGAAGCACGGATGGCCGCCTGCGACTGCCTGATGCTCCCCGTCGTGATGAACGCGGCCGGTGAGCCGCTGGACGTGGGACGACTGAGACGATTCGTCACCCCCGGGCAACGCCGCGCCCTCAACATCCGCGATCGAGGATGCGCATTCCCCGGCTGTCATCGACGACCGAAGAACTGCCACGCCCACCACATCCATCACTGGGCAGATGGTGGACCGACAGATCTCCGGAACCTCGTCCTACTGTGCGGCTTCCACCACCGCCTGATCCACTACGGCGATTGGGAAGTCCGGATGGCACCTGACGGGCTACCGGAGTTCATCCCGCCGCAGTATTTGGATCCGTTACGAAGATCGCGGCGCAACACCCATGTGTGA
- a CDS encoding IS30 family transposase codes for MRSVERELIAFGLRQGKSFREIGAWIGRDHSVVSREVDRNGGREAYSPLVAQRRADRLRKRPKERKVLKSPFLTRVVHEGLRKKWSPMQIAYRLRLDHPMDHSRWVSHEAIYQALFVQAKGTLRAEVAEGLRQGRIKRRARSRGAELRGKIKDMVLISERPAEAEDRAVPGFWEGDLIVGANNQSQIATLVERRTRFVMLVRIPHDRTAENVAPRLAAKMNTLPDVFKNSVTWDQGGEMGGHRKFTMTTGMPVYFCDPRSPWQRGSNENTNGLLRQYLPKGTDLSGYSQDELDAIADELNDRPRQTLGWLKPIEAFSKVLLD; via the coding sequence TTGCGGTCGGTGGAGCGTGAATTGATCGCGTTCGGGTTGAGGCAGGGGAAGTCGTTTCGGGAGATCGGGGCCTGGATTGGACGGGATCATTCGGTGGTGTCCCGCGAGGTTGACCGCAACGGTGGACGGGAGGCGTATTCGCCGTTGGTTGCGCAGCGCCGGGCTGATCGACTACGGAAGCGTCCAAAGGAACGCAAGGTGCTGAAATCGCCGTTTCTGACTCGCGTGGTGCATGAGGGGTTGCGGAAAAAGTGGTCACCGATGCAGATCGCGTACAGGTTGCGGCTCGACCATCCGATGGATCATTCTCGCTGGGTGTCACATGAAGCGATTTACCAGGCGTTGTTCGTACAGGCGAAGGGGACGTTGCGGGCAGAGGTGGCCGAGGGGTTGCGCCAAGGCAGGATCAAGCGACGGGCCCGGTCGCGAGGGGCGGAGCTGCGGGGCAAGATCAAGGACATGGTCCTGATCAGCGAGCGGCCGGCCGAGGCCGAGGACCGTGCCGTGCCGGGCTTCTGGGAAGGCGATCTGATCGTCGGCGCGAACAATCAATCGCAGATCGCGACCTTGGTCGAACGGCGCACTCGATTCGTCATGCTGGTGCGTATTCCTCACGATCGCACGGCCGAGAACGTTGCCCCGCGGCTGGCCGCCAAGATGAACACTTTGCCTGACGTTTTCAAGAACAGCGTCACCTGGGATCAGGGTGGCGAGATGGGCGGCCACAGGAAGTTCACCATGACCACCGGCATGCCGGTGTATTTTTGTGATCCGCGCTCGCCCTGGCAACGCGGCAGCAACGAGAACACCAATGGGTTGCTGCGCCAGTACCTTCCCAAAGGAACCGACCTATCCGGATATTCACAGGACGAACTCGATGCCATCGCAGACGAACTCAACGACCGGCCGCGACAGACACTAGGTTGGCTTAAGCCGATCGAAGCGTTCAGCAAAGTGTTGCTAGACTAG
- a CDS encoding GNAT family N-acetyltransferase: MTSANRPDAVHLRTFTEADLAFLDRLCTDPDALGEFDWPGFGDPRARRKRWEIDGYISAESAAVAIARADDTAIGIVSWKPRGFPLGVTYEIGVGVLPEHRGQGVGTVAQRLLVDYLFGRTTANRIEALTNGGNLGEQKALERLGFRREGVMHGRSFQHGEYVDVLVYGLLRSEHRPGSGKASTPAPST; the protein is encoded by the coding sequence ATGACTTCAGCGAACCGCCCGGACGCAGTCCACTTGAGGACGTTCACCGAGGCCGACCTCGCCTTTCTCGACCGCCTCTGCACGGATCCCGATGCGCTCGGCGAGTTCGATTGGCCCGGATTCGGTGATCCGAGGGCACGCCGCAAGCGATGGGAGATCGACGGGTATATCTCCGCCGAGTCCGCGGCGGTTGCGATCGCGCGGGCCGACGACACGGCTATCGGCATCGTCAGCTGGAAGCCCCGCGGCTTCCCCTTGGGTGTCACCTACGAGATCGGCGTGGGGGTGCTACCCGAGCATCGTGGACAGGGGGTGGGCACGGTGGCGCAGAGGCTGCTCGTGGACTACCTGTTCGGCCGCACGACTGCGAACAGAATCGAAGCCCTCACCAATGGCGGTAACCTCGGCGAGCAGAAAGCCCTCGAACGCCTGGGGTTCCGCAGGGAAGGGGTCATGCACGGCAGGTCCTTCCAGCACGGCGAGTATGTCGATGTGCTCGTCTACGGTCTGCTCCGCTCAGAGCATCGTCCCGGATCCGGCAAGGCTTCCACGCCGGCTCCAAGTACATGA
- a CDS encoding TetR/AcrR family transcriptional regulator, with product MAKSEETRSLIVATALRLFAENGYDRTTMRAIATEAGVSVGNAYYYFASKDQLIQGFYDEIAKVHLTTARQAIEGERDFSARLKTVLLTWLDVAEPYQRFGTQFFVNAADPDSPLSPFSEESTPARDASIGLMRDVIADSDAKLDPDLRDDLPDLLWLYQMGVVLFWVHDRSPGQKRSRVLVERTVPLIARLVGLSRLRVLRPVSREIVSLIRDLSKRDDAA from the coding sequence GTGGCGAAGAGTGAGGAAACCAGGTCGCTGATCGTGGCGACCGCGTTGCGGCTGTTCGCGGAGAACGGCTACGACCGCACGACCATGCGGGCCATCGCGACCGAAGCGGGAGTGTCGGTCGGGAACGCTTACTACTACTTCGCCTCGAAAGACCAGCTGATCCAGGGTTTCTACGACGAGATCGCCAAGGTGCACCTGACGACGGCGCGCCAGGCGATCGAAGGTGAGCGGGACTTCAGCGCGCGGCTCAAGACCGTCCTGCTCACCTGGCTCGACGTCGCCGAGCCGTACCAGCGCTTCGGCACCCAGTTCTTCGTCAACGCCGCCGACCCGGACTCGCCGCTGAGCCCGTTCAGCGAGGAGTCGACGCCCGCTCGGGACGCCTCCATCGGCCTGATGCGCGACGTCATCGCCGACTCCGACGCCAAACTCGACCCGGACCTGCGCGACGACCTGCCCGATCTGCTGTGGCTGTACCAGATGGGGGTCGTGCTGTTCTGGGTCCACGACCGGTCGCCCGGGCAGAAACGCAGCCGGGTACTGGTGGAGCGGACGGTGCCGCTGATCGCGCGGCTGGTGGGACTTTCGCGGCTGCGGGTGCTGCGGCCGGTCAGCCGGGAGATCGTCTCGCTGATCCGGGACCTTTCGAAGCGGGACGATGCCGCCTGA
- a CDS encoding endonuclease/exonuclease/phosphatase family protein: MKRIAAVLTSGALLAGTLLAATPAEATAGKNVRFATFNASLNRGAAGQLVTDLSQPGNAQANEVAEVIQRNRPDVLLINEFDYVPENRAANLFRENYLERGQNGAAPIDYPYAFTAPSNTGVATGFDLDRNGQVGGGNDAHGFGLFEGQYGMLVLSKYPIDTRSVRTFQKFLWKDMPGALLPDDPATPAPADWYSPQALDVLRLSSKSHWDVPIRVGRSTVHFLAAHPTPPTFDGPEDRNGTRNNDEIRFWADYVTPGKGRYIHDDRGRRGGLGAHEKFVIAGDHNSDPLDGDSVPGAISRLLNAPRVIETRPGSEGAVRAARDQAGANIGQKGDPFFDTGDFNDNAPGNLRIDYVLPSKGLFPWRAEVFWPLPDSPLARLNDASDHHLVRVDVIVGRW, encoded by the coding sequence GTGAAACGCATCGCCGCCGTGCTCACCTCGGGCGCATTGCTGGCCGGGACGCTTCTGGCCGCCACCCCGGCCGAAGCCACCGCCGGGAAGAACGTCCGCTTCGCGACGTTCAACGCCTCGCTCAACCGCGGCGCGGCGGGGCAGCTCGTGACCGACCTGTCGCAGCCGGGCAACGCGCAGGCGAACGAGGTCGCCGAGGTGATCCAGCGCAACCGGCCGGACGTGCTGCTGATCAACGAGTTCGACTACGTGCCGGAAAACCGCGCCGCGAACCTGTTCCGCGAGAACTACCTCGAGCGCGGCCAGAACGGCGCCGCGCCGATCGACTACCCGTACGCCTTCACGGCGCCGTCGAACACCGGCGTCGCGACCGGTTTCGACCTCGACCGCAACGGCCAGGTCGGCGGCGGCAACGACGCGCACGGCTTCGGCCTCTTCGAGGGCCAGTACGGCATGCTCGTGCTGTCCAAGTACCCGATCGACACCCGGAGCGTGCGGACGTTCCAGAAGTTCCTCTGGAAGGACATGCCGGGCGCGCTGCTCCCGGACGACCCGGCCACCCCGGCGCCGGCCGACTGGTATTCGCCGCAGGCACTCGACGTGCTGCGCCTGTCGTCGAAGTCCCACTGGGACGTCCCGATCCGCGTCGGCCGCTCGACCGTGCACTTCCTGGCCGCGCACCCGACGCCGCCCACCTTCGACGGTCCCGAAGACCGCAACGGCACCCGCAACAACGACGAGATCCGCTTCTGGGCCGACTACGTGACCCCGGGCAAGGGCCGCTACATCCACGACGACCGCGGCCGTCGCGGCGGACTGGGCGCGCACGAGAAGTTCGTCATCGCCGGAGACCACAACTCCGACCCGCTCGACGGCGACAGCGTCCCCGGCGCGATCTCCCGGCTGCTGAACGCGCCTCGCGTCATCGAGACGCGTCCGGGCAGCGAAGGCGCGGTGCGCGCCGCGCGGGACCAGGCAGGCGCCAACATCGGCCAGAAGGGCGACCCGTTCTTCGACACCGGCGACTTCAACGACAACGCGCCGGGGAACCTGCGGATCGACTACGTCCTGCCGTCGAAGGGCCTGTTCCCCTGGCGCGCCGAGGTCTTCTGGCCGCTGCCCGATTCACCGCTGGCCCGGCTCAACGACGCCTCGGACCATCACCTGGTGCGGGTCGACGTGATCGTCGGTCGCTGGTAG
- a CDS encoding maleylpyruvate isomerase family mycothiol-dependent enzyme — translation MDEISTWTETERLSFAELLEGLDERDWSVKTLCPEWTVHAMAAHLAQSTRNRLRDTLFGAIKAKGNWDKMNVDQAIGYAARFSPAELVAQIRDDAASPRRSPGAKPIDPLADVLIHGQDVARPLGIDRPMPGKPVIAALEHLLVSPFWGARKRCKDLRLIATDAEWTGGAGTEEVRGPLADLLLAVSGRSAGLATLTGPGTSRLSAG, via the coding sequence ATGGACGAGATCTCGACCTGGACCGAGACGGAAAGACTGAGCTTCGCGGAGTTGCTGGAAGGACTGGACGAACGGGACTGGTCGGTGAAGACCCTTTGTCCGGAGTGGACGGTGCACGCGATGGCCGCCCATCTGGCGCAGTCCACCAGGAACCGGCTCCGGGACACCCTCTTCGGCGCCATCAAGGCCAAGGGCAACTGGGACAAGATGAACGTCGACCAGGCCATCGGCTACGCCGCGCGATTCTCCCCCGCCGAACTCGTCGCCCAGATCCGCGACGACGCGGCCTCGCCGCGCCGCTCCCCCGGCGCCAAGCCGATCGACCCGCTCGCCGACGTCCTCATCCACGGTCAGGACGTCGCCCGCCCGCTGGGCATCGACAGGCCCATGCCCGGGAAGCCGGTGATCGCGGCGCTGGAGCATCTCCTCGTCAGCCCGTTCTGGGGTGCCCGCAAACGCTGCAAAGATCTGCGGTTGATCGCCACCGACGCCGAGTGGACCGGCGGCGCGGGCACCGAAGAGGTGCGGGGACCGCTCGCCGACCTGCTCCTGGCGGTGAGCGGCCGGAGCGCCGGGCTGGCCACCTTGACCGGCCCGGGCACCTCACGGCTCAGCGCCGGCTGA
- a CDS encoding D-2-hydroxyacid dehydrogenase family protein, with amino-acid sequence MKIAILDDYQEVALGFGDWDSLGAEVKVFTEPFADPAEVVARLRDFDVVVAMRERTRFPAEVLDRLPALELLVSTGHRNAAIDVAAARRNGVVVCSTGYIAAPAAEHTWALILAAARNVPEESRNMREGGWQTTVGTILAGKTLGLLGLGRLGAGAAKIGQAFGMETIAWSQNLTQEKAGPHGVTAVSKDELFARADVLSVHLVLGDRSRGLVGAPELAAMKPTAILVNTSRGPIVDEAALVDALRRKEIAIAALDVYDVEPLPSEHPLRTLDNVVLTPHIGYVTRETYEIFYRDAVEDIAAFQAGSPIRVME; translated from the coding sequence ATGAAGATCGCGATTCTCGACGATTATCAGGAAGTGGCACTCGGCTTCGGGGACTGGGACTCCCTCGGCGCCGAGGTCAAGGTGTTCACCGAGCCGTTCGCGGATCCCGCGGAGGTGGTCGCCCGTCTCCGGGACTTCGACGTCGTGGTCGCGATGCGCGAACGCACCCGCTTCCCCGCCGAGGTCCTCGATCGGCTGCCCGCGCTCGAGCTGCTGGTGAGCACCGGCCACCGCAACGCCGCGATCGACGTGGCCGCCGCCCGGCGCAACGGCGTGGTCGTCTGCTCCACCGGCTACATCGCGGCACCGGCGGCCGAGCACACCTGGGCGCTGATCCTCGCCGCCGCGCGGAACGTGCCGGAAGAGTCCCGGAACATGCGTGAAGGCGGCTGGCAGACCACGGTCGGCACGATCCTGGCGGGCAAGACCCTCGGACTGCTCGGCCTCGGCAGGCTCGGCGCCGGCGCGGCCAAGATCGGCCAGGCGTTCGGCATGGAGACCATCGCCTGGAGCCAGAACCTGACCCAGGAGAAGGCCGGACCCCACGGGGTGACGGCGGTGTCGAAGGACGAGCTGTTCGCCCGCGCCGACGTCCTGTCGGTCCACCTGGTGCTCGGCGACCGCAGCCGCGGGCTCGTCGGCGCCCCGGAACTCGCCGCGATGAAGCCGACGGCGATCCTGGTCAACACGTCGCGTGGCCCGATCGTGGACGAAGCCGCCCTGGTGGACGCCTTGCGCCGCAAGGAGATCGCGATCGCCGCGCTGGATGTCTACGACGTCGAGCCGCTGCCCTCGGAGCATCCGCTGCGGACACTGGACAACGTCGTGCTCACCCCGCACATCGGCTACGTCACCCGGGAGACCTACGAGATCTTCTACCGCGACGCGGTCGAGGACATCGCGGCCTTCCAGGCGGGTTCGCCGATTCGCGTCATGGAGTGA
- a CDS encoding serine hydrolase domain-containing protein, whose protein sequence is MESVREIEQWPVDNAATAVVTAAGDVLGTHGDTTKVYKLASVTKPLTAYAALIAIEEGVVELDTPAGPEGSTIRHLLAHTSGLAFNEHKQMAEPGNRRLYSNAGFEQLADALTEHSGIPFADYQAEALFQPLGMKSTKLTGSPASGAESTVDDLVAFAAELQAPKLIAAETVREATSVVFPGLSGVLPGFGHQKPNDWGLGFEIRDHKSPHWTGSSSSPRTFGHFGQSGTFLWVDPEAGAACVALTDRAFGPWAAEVWPPFTDAVLSELRGVTP, encoded by the coding sequence ATGGAAAGCGTGCGCGAAATCGAACAGTGGCCGGTGGACAACGCCGCCACGGCCGTGGTGACCGCCGCCGGTGACGTGCTGGGCACGCACGGCGACACGACGAAGGTCTACAAGCTGGCTTCGGTGACGAAGCCGCTGACGGCCTACGCCGCGCTGATCGCCATCGAAGAGGGCGTCGTCGAACTCGACACCCCCGCCGGGCCGGAAGGCTCGACGATCCGGCACCTGCTCGCGCACACCTCGGGCCTGGCCTTCAACGAGCACAAGCAGATGGCCGAACCGGGCAACCGTCGCCTGTACTCCAACGCCGGGTTCGAGCAACTGGCCGACGCGCTCACCGAGCACTCCGGTATCCCCTTCGCCGACTACCAGGCGGAGGCGCTTTTCCAGCCGCTGGGCATGAAGTCGACCAAGCTGACCGGTTCCCCTGCCTCCGGCGCGGAGTCCACTGTGGACGACCTGGTCGCGTTCGCCGCCGAACTGCAGGCCCCGAAGCTCATCGCCGCCGAAACGGTGCGCGAGGCGACATCCGTGGTCTTCCCCGGACTTTCCGGTGTCCTGCCCGGCTTCGGCCACCAGAAGCCGAACGACTGGGGCCTCGGCTTCGAGATCCGCGACCACAAGAGTCCGCATTGGACCGGTTCGTCGAGCTCGCCGCGGACCTTCGGCCACTTCGGGCAGTCCGGCACGTTCCTCTGGGTCGACCCCGAGGCCGGTGCCGCCTGCGTCGCACTCACCGACCGGGCTTTCGGCCCGTGGGCGGCCGAAGTCTGGCCGCCCTTCACCGACGCCGTCCTCTCGGAGCTGCGCGGCGTCACTCCATGA
- a CDS encoding HPr family phosphocarrier protein, which translates to MPEKRVTVASKVGLHARPAATVAKAAAAQPVAVSIAKAGGDPVAAGSVLNLMTLAAGYGDEVIISAEGEGAEAAVDAIAELVATDLDA; encoded by the coding sequence ATGCCGGAGAAACGCGTCACCGTGGCCAGCAAGGTGGGCCTGCACGCCAGGCCCGCGGCGACGGTCGCCAAGGCGGCCGCGGCGCAGCCCGTCGCGGTGTCCATCGCCAAGGCGGGCGGCGACCCGGTCGCGGCCGGCAGCGTGCTGAACCTGATGACGCTCGCCGCCGGTTACGGCGACGAGGTCATCATCAGTGCCGAGGGTGAAGGTGCCGAGGCGGCCGTCGACGCCATCGCCGAGCTGGTGGCGACCGACCTCGACGCCTGA